A stretch of Campylobacter gracilis DNA encodes these proteins:
- the argB gene encoding acetylglutamate kinase, translated as MIKKSKTAEVIISALPYIRKFRDKIFVVKYGGAAQTDDALKLDFARDIVLLHMVGIKIIVVHGGGKKINQTLDKIGVQSEFCDGLRVTSKDAIEITEMVLSGAVNKEITALLNQNGAPAIGISGKDGGLLRAKFLDEKKYGFVGEITEVNTKLINDLLQKDYLPVIAPLAGGETDENVSFNINADLCASRIAAALKASKAIFLSDIDGVLDKEGNLISKLDAALISKLKKDGTIAGGMIPKVDACLQCVRNGANAAHIINGKIPHSILLELFTDGGIGSLIKEEI; from the coding sequence ATGATAAAAAAGAGCAAAACCGCCGAAGTAATCATCTCCGCGCTGCCCTATATCCGTAAATTTAGAGATAAAATTTTCGTCGTCAAATACGGCGGCGCGGCGCAAACCGACGATGCACTCAAGCTTGATTTTGCCCGCGATATCGTGCTTTTGCATATGGTCGGCATCAAGATCATCGTCGTGCACGGCGGCGGCAAAAAGATCAATCAGACCCTGGATAAGATCGGCGTGCAGAGCGAATTTTGCGACGGGCTTCGCGTAACGAGTAAAGACGCGATCGAAATCACCGAGATGGTGTTAAGCGGCGCGGTAAATAAAGAGATCACGGCGCTTTTGAACCAAAATGGTGCGCCAGCGATCGGTATCAGCGGCAAAGACGGCGGGCTTTTGAGGGCAAAATTCCTCGATGAGAAAAAATACGGCTTCGTAGGCGAGATCACCGAGGTAAATACCAAGCTGATAAATGACCTGTTACAAAAGGACTATCTGCCGGTGATCGCCCCGCTTGCAGGCGGCGAGACGGACGAAAACGTGAGCTTTAATATCAACGCCGATCTCTGCGCTAGCAGGATAGCAGCCGCGCTAAAAGCGAGCAAGGCGATATTTTTAAGCGACATTGACGGAGTGCTCGATAAAGAGGGAAATTTAATCAGCAAGCTCGATGCCGCGCTCATTTCGAAGCTTAAAAAGGACGGCACGATCGCAGGCGGCATGATCCCAAAGGTAGATGCGTGCCTGCAATGCGTGCGAAACGGCGCAAATGCCGCGCATATCATCAACGGCAAAATTCCGCACTCGATCCTGCTTGAGCTTTTCACGGACGGCGGCATAGGAAGTTTGATAAAGGAAGAAATTTAG
- a CDS encoding DegT/DnrJ/EryC1/StrS family aminotransferase, giving the protein MKEIPFYKAQIDKKEEDLIKSALYNSDIRYSEIFEEDICKYFGVKHAISTTSGTTALHLALCAMDIKRGDKILCSVNSFPNVAEVIRHFDAEPVFVDIDPISFNITSESLARTIDQNRHKKLKCAFISHIAGLAADIDAISEVAKSENIILIDDACRAMGATYKGAKIGALKSSLISCFQINPQAQDAISTAGFFVTNDDEIASAAQILRNGGIVGDAFYKDGNMSFTYDVDRIGQKYDLNAINSAYAIAQFEKTDAFIKRRKQIAAAYREQLANCPHVTLPSDSEEHIYTQFIVKIDKNRDDFAKALIARGVSVSLHYVPVHLLSYYKSKYNYKVNDFPNALKNYQQILSLPIYTALSDDDVSYICEQIKEIAQNRV; this is encoded by the coding sequence ATGAAAGAGATACCGTTTTATAAGGCTCAAATCGATAAAAAAGAGGAAGACTTAATTAAAAGCGCCCTCTACAATAGCGATATAAGATATAGCGAAATTTTTGAAGAGGATATTTGCAAATACTTCGGCGTAAAGCATGCCATATCGACTACGAGCGGCACGACGGCGCTGCATCTGGCGCTTTGTGCGATGGATATTAAGCGTGGGGATAAAATTTTATGCTCCGTAAATTCCTTTCCCAACGTCGCCGAAGTGATCCGCCACTTCGACGCAGAGCCCGTTTTCGTAGACATCGATCCGATAAGCTTTAATATCACGAGCGAAAGCCTTGCTCGCACGATAGATCAGAACCGCCACAAAAAGCTAAAATGCGCTTTCATCTCGCACATCGCAGGACTTGCTGCGGATATAGACGCCATCAGCGAGGTCGCCAAAAGCGAAAATATCATCCTTATAGACGATGCGTGCCGCGCTATGGGCGCTACCTATAAAGGCGCAAAAATCGGAGCGCTTAAAAGCTCGCTCATATCGTGCTTTCAGATCAATCCTCAAGCGCAAGACGCGATCTCTACGGCGGGCTTTTTCGTTACGAACGACGATGAGATAGCAAGCGCCGCGCAAATTTTAAGAAACGGCGGCATCGTGGGAGACGCCTTTTACAAAGACGGCAATATGTCCTTTACCTACGACGTCGATCGCATCGGTCAAAAATACGATCTTAACGCTATAAATTCCGCCTACGCCATCGCTCAGTTTGAAAAAACCGACGCCTTTATAAAACGCCGCAAGCAGATCGCCGCAGCCTACCGCGAGCAGCTCGCAAACTGCCCGCACGTGACGCTTCCAAGCGATAGCGAGGAGCATATCTACACTCAATTCATCGTAAAGATCGACAAAAACCGCGACGATTTCGCCAAAGCGCTGATCGCGCGCGGAGTAAGCGTATCGCTGCACTACGTGCCGGTGCATCTGCTAAGCTACTACAAAAGCAAATATAATTACAAGGTCAATGACTTTCCGAATGCGCTTAAAAACTATCAGCAAATTTTATCCCTGCCGATCTACACGGCGCTTAGCGACGACGATGTGAGCTACATCTGCGAGCAGATCAAAGAGATAGCGCAAAATCGTGTTTAA
- a CDS encoding tetraacyldisaccharide 4'-kinase gives MFKLLIERNLYDPSPAWLALGVILAPLSLLYTLIVCIKRLFAKPQKFKIPIISVGNLTLGGSGKTPLVRALFKEFNGEFKTCIILRGYGRKSRGLLEVALGGRILCDVEQSGDEAMEYALFLRGANVIVSEDRAAGILRAQTLGFELVILDDGFSKFNISKFDILLRPQSAPKLPFCLPFAAYRYPPFFYKFADFIPAPSDIAQSFKIVSAADLQSKLNGADEILNPADEISNFAADKISDSNLNRAADKISDLNLKTAEDKISSPKEASFERSRTILISAIAKPWRLERFLPLAKAHAFFPDHYDFKKEQILELLRREDAEHILCTAKDYVKLRDLSAEISVILLNLKLSENFIRKIQNYINQAMIK, from the coding sequence GTGTTTAAACTCCTAATCGAGCGAAACTTATACGACCCGAGCCCCGCGTGGCTTGCGCTCGGAGTGATTTTAGCGCCGTTATCGCTGCTTTATACGCTTATCGTCTGCATAAAAAGGCTCTTTGCTAAGCCGCAAAAATTTAAAATTCCAATAATCAGCGTCGGAAATTTAACCCTCGGCGGCAGCGGAAAAACCCCGCTAGTGCGGGCGCTTTTTAAAGAATTTAACGGGGAGTTTAAAACCTGCATCATCCTTCGCGGATACGGGCGCAAAAGTAGAGGCTTGCTCGAAGTAGCTCTCGGCGGACGGATACTTTGCGACGTAGAGCAAAGCGGCGATGAGGCGATGGAATACGCGCTGTTTTTACGCGGCGCAAACGTAATCGTCAGCGAAGATCGCGCCGCAGGGATTTTGCGCGCGCAAACTCTCGGCTTTGAGCTGGTGATCTTAGACGACGGGTTTTCTAAATTTAATATCTCTAAATTTGATATCTTGCTGCGCCCGCAAAGTGCGCCGAAGCTGCCCTTTTGCCTGCCGTTCGCTGCGTATCGCTACCCGCCGTTTTTTTATAAATTTGCGGATTTCATACCCGCACCCAGCGATATTGCGCAGAGCTTTAAGATCGTTTCGGCAGCGGATCTGCAAAGTAAGCTAAACGGCGCGGATGAAATTTTAAATCCTGCGGATGAAATTTCAAATTTCGCCGCGGATAAAATTTCGGATTCAAATTTAAATCGCGCCGCGGATAAAATTTCGGATTTAAATTTGAAAACCGCCGAGGATAAAATTTCAAGCCCCAAAGAAGCGAGCTTTGAGAGATCCCGCACGATCTTAATCAGCGCTATCGCCAAGCCTTGGCGCTTAGAGCGATTTTTACCGCTCGCAAAAGCGCACGCCTTCTTTCCGGATCATTACGATTTCAAAAAAGAGCAGATTTTAGAGCTGCTAAGGCGCGAGGACGCGGAGCATATCCTATGCACGGCGAAAGATTACGTGAAATTGAGGGATTTGAGCGCGGAAATTTCGGTGATTTTGTTAAATTTGAAGCTAAGCGAAAACTTTATCCGCAAAATTCAAAACTACATAAACCAAGCTATGATAAAATAA
- the nadE gene encoding NAD(+) synthase, which yields MFLDDLLPQLTDFLSERLDETGADAFVVGISGGLDSAVVSALCALTEIPTYGLILPSAGSNLENMADGIFHCESFNIPYEIQEIAPFVENFTALNPGASALRIGNFAARVRMSLLYDYSVAKRGVVVGTSNLSERMLGYGTIYGDLACAFNPIGEILKTDLFKFAKILCIDDAIIKKAPSADLWENQSDERELGYSYEILDSVLRDIFSHEALRMKFRSGERINANDLKYLQNSRHNQELVKFVVRRILKNNFKLREPAVARIEPAH from the coding sequence ATGTTTTTGGACGATTTGCTGCCGCAACTGACCGATTTTTTATCGGAGAGACTCGATGAAACGGGCGCGGACGCCTTTGTAGTAGGCATCAGCGGTGGGCTTGACAGCGCCGTGGTTTCTGCGCTTTGTGCACTTACCGAGATCCCCACTTACGGGCTTATCCTGCCTAGCGCGGGTTCAAATTTAGAAAATATGGCAGACGGCATCTTTCACTGCGAATCCTTTAATATCCCCTACGAAATCCAAGAGATCGCGCCATTTGTAGAAAATTTTACCGCTTTAAATCCCGGTGCAAGCGCTCTTCGCATCGGAAATTTCGCCGCGCGCGTAAGAATGAGCTTGCTTTATGATTACAGCGTGGCTAAGCGTGGTGTAGTCGTAGGCACGAGCAATCTTAGCGAGAGGATGCTAGGTTACGGCACGATCTACGGCGATCTGGCCTGCGCGTTTAATCCGATCGGAGAAATTTTAAAAACCGATCTGTTTAAATTCGCAAAAATTTTATGCATAGACGATGCGATCATAAAAAAAGCCCCAAGCGCCGATCTATGGGAAAACCAAAGCGACGAGCGTGAGCTTGGATACAGCTACGAGATTTTAGATAGCGTGCTAAGAGATATTTTTTCACACGAAGCGTTGCGGATGAAATTTCGCTCAGGCGAGCGAATAAACGCAAACGATCTAAAATATCTGCAAAACTCGCGCCACAATCAAGAACTGGTGAAATTTGTCGTCCGTAGAATTCTTAAAAATAATTTTAAGCTTCGCGAACCCGCGGTCGCTCGCATAGAGCCTGCACACTAA
- a CDS encoding transglutaminase-like domain-containing protein has protein sequence MQEAKTRKFSLRFNHEISSSGAEVRLWLPLVLQEPYQRLLGEYHARSNAQESAICGDHISTYYACFAPDKEARAGVGKYGEQGVVGEDDDYFELSFDIEISERNTDFSKVSFNENERLSPEIEEFLKPSKLIPVEGAAKQKSDEITGSLKGDLEKARAIYEWVAKNMSRDNSVIACGSGDAAAILSSGKLSGKCADINSVFVALCRAAGIPARAIYGIRTGAAQKFSPEMGVMGALSGGALEISGAQHCRAEFYLKGHGWIPVDPADVTKVRLGENLSEDDSKLARVREYLFGNWEPCWLGFNYAREIVLNPRPAHVPIEIFSHPYCEVGGTPKDPYSPKNFIYEYFSREI, from the coding sequence ATGCAAGAAGCAAAAACGAGAAAATTTAGTCTCAGGTTTAATCACGAAATTTCAAGTAGCGGCGCAGAGGTACGGCTTTGGTTGCCGTTAGTGTTGCAAGAGCCGTATCAGAGGTTGCTTGGCGAATATCATGCCCGCTCAAATGCACAAGAGTCGGCTATCTGCGGAGATCATATAAGCACGTACTACGCGTGCTTCGCACCCGATAAAGAGGCAAGAGCGGGCGTCGGCAAATACGGCGAGCAAGGTGTCGTAGGCGAAGATGACGATTATTTTGAGCTTAGCTTCGATATTGAAATTTCGGAGCGAAACACCGATTTTAGCAAGGTAAGTTTTAATGAAAACGAGCGCTTGAGCCCTGAGATCGAGGAGTTTTTAAAGCCATCAAAGCTAATTCCAGTAGAAGGCGCTGCGAAACAAAAATCAGACGAGATCACCGGCTCGCTTAAAGGCGATCTGGAAAAGGCGCGCGCGATTTATGAGTGGGTCGCAAAAAATATGAGCCGCGATAATAGCGTGATCGCATGCGGCAGCGGCGATGCAGCGGCGATTTTAAGCAGCGGCAAGCTAAGCGGCAAATGCGCCGATATTAATAGCGTGTTCGTTGCGCTCTGCAGGGCAGCTGGCATTCCTGCGCGCGCTATTTACGGCATCCGCACGGGCGCGGCGCAGAAATTTTCGCCTGAAATGGGCGTCATGGGCGCTCTAAGCGGCGGTGCGCTTGAAATTTCCGGCGCGCAGCATTGCAGAGCGGAATTTTATCTAAAAGGCCACGGCTGGATCCCGGTTGATCCCGCGGACGTTACAAAGGTGCGATTGGGCGAGAACTTAAGCGAGGATGATTCCAAGCTGGCGCGGGTGCGCGAGTATCTTTTCGGTAACTGGGAGCCGTGCTGGCTGGGCTTTAACTACGCTCGCGAAATCGTGCTAAATCCGCGCCCGGCGCACGTTCCGATCGAAATTTTTTCGCATCCGTATTGCGAAGTGGGCGGCACGCCGAAAGATCCGTACTCGCCTAAAAATTTTATCTACGAGTATTTTTCGCGAGAAATTTAA
- the ligA gene encoding NAD-dependent DNA ligase LigA, protein MNYDEYRSAVDTLNAWARAYYTDDRPIASDEEYDELYSQAEKFEEQNPELALSYSPTRRIGGAISEGFSKLAHGAQMWSMEDIFDDADLLAWLARGEKSGAQFYVEPKFDGASLNLTYEGGVLISAATRGDGLIGEDVTQNARAIKSVPLQIPYAGRIEIRGETLIAKSDFDALNDERAANGESLFSNPRNAAAGSLRQLDSAIVAKRKLKFIPWGVGEHSLSFALHSQIMEFVRSLGFLRDEFCRICKSASEIRAAYEALHSMRASKDLMLDGMVIRVNELSKCAQMGYTVKFPRFMVAYKFPAVEKVTRLREINLQVGRTGAVTPVAVVYSVNIDGANVSNATLHNFDEIARLGLMKNDFVGIIRSGDVIPKITSVYKQRRDGTQSEISRPDRCPVCGEKLLDEGALIKCQNLDCKARVIGSLIYFCSKKCMNIEGLSDATITQLFESGKISKIGDIYALGAQDLADLEGFADKKISNLLGAINASKNAPLERFIASLGIEHIGEVAARKIAAAFGQDWLDASEDEILRLEGFGEAMARSLAEFCKINREKILNLSEIIAPRAPQMQTVKSAFTDRSVVITGTLSRPRDEFKAKLLAMGAKVQGSVSAKTDFVLAGAEAGSKLQKARSLGVRVIDESEFEALASLATLGANPPGKSEPEALAGSSK, encoded by the coding sequence ATGAATTACGATGAATACAGATCCGCAGTAGATACGCTAAATGCGTGGGCGCGGGCATATTACACCGACGATCGGCCGATCGCAAGCGACGAGGAGTACGACGAGCTTTATTCGCAAGCGGAGAAATTCGAGGAGCAAAACCCCGAGCTAGCGCTGTCCTACTCGCCCACAAGGCGCATAGGAGGCGCGATCAGCGAGGGCTTTTCTAAGCTCGCTCACGGCGCGCAGATGTGGTCGATGGAGGATATTTTCGACGATGCGGATCTTTTGGCGTGGCTAGCTCGCGGCGAGAAGAGCGGCGCACAGTTTTACGTCGAGCCGAAATTTGACGGCGCGAGCTTAAATTTGACCTACGAAGGCGGCGTGCTAATAAGCGCGGCGACGCGCGGCGACGGGCTTATAGGCGAGGACGTGACGCAAAACGCAAGAGCGATCAAATCGGTGCCGCTACAGATCCCCTACGCGGGAAGGATCGAGATCCGCGGCGAGACGCTGATCGCAAAGAGCGATTTTGACGCGCTAAACGACGAGCGCGCCGCAAACGGCGAGAGCCTGTTTTCAAACCCGCGCAACGCCGCCGCGGGAAGCCTGCGCCAGCTGGATAGCGCGATCGTAGCGAAGCGGAAGCTAAAATTTATCCCGTGGGGAGTGGGCGAGCATTCCTTAAGTTTTGCGCTGCACTCGCAGATAATGGAGTTTGTGCGCAGTCTCGGCTTTTTGCGCGATGAGTTTTGCCGCATCTGCAAGAGCGCAAGCGAGATCAGGGCTGCGTACGAGGCGCTGCATAGCATGCGCGCGAGCAAAGATCTGATGCTAGACGGCATGGTAATCCGCGTAAACGAGCTTTCAAAGTGCGCGCAGATGGGCTATACGGTGAAATTTCCGCGCTTTATGGTCGCGTATAAATTCCCCGCGGTCGAAAAGGTAACGCGGCTGCGCGAGATCAATCTGCAGGTCGGCCGCACTGGCGCGGTCACCCCCGTAGCCGTCGTATATAGCGTAAATATCGACGGCGCGAACGTTTCAAACGCGACGCTTCATAATTTCGACGAGATCGCGCGGCTGGGGCTGATGAAAAATGACTTCGTAGGCATCATCCGTAGCGGCGACGTGATCCCGAAGATCACGAGCGTTTATAAACAGCGCAGAGACGGCACGCAGAGTGAAATTTCGCGCCCCGATCGCTGCCCGGTTTGCGGCGAGAAGTTACTTGACGAAGGCGCGCTCATAAAGTGTCAAAACCTCGATTGCAAGGCGCGCGTGATAGGCTCGTTGATCTATTTCTGCTCCAAAAAATGCATGAATATCGAAGGGCTAAGCGATGCGACGATCACGCAGCTTTTTGAAAGCGGCAAAATTTCAAAGATCGGTGACATTTACGCTCTCGGCGCGCAGGATTTGGCGGATCTTGAGGGCTTTGCGGATAAAAAAATTTCAAATCTTTTGGGCGCGATAAATGCGAGCAAAAACGCGCCGCTTGAGCGCTTCATCGCCTCTTTGGGGATCGAGCACATCGGCGAGGTAGCCGCGCGCAAGATCGCCGCGGCATTCGGGCAGGATTGGCTGGATGCGAGCGAGGATGAAATCCTGCGCCTGGAGGGCTTTGGAGAGGCGATGGCAAGGAGCCTAGCGGAGTTTTGCAAGATAAATCGCGAAAAAATTCTAAATCTAAGCGAAATCATCGCGCCGCGCGCACCCCAAATGCAGACCGTCAAAAGCGCTTTCACAGACCGCAGCGTCGTCATCACCGGCACGCTCAGCCGTCCGCGCGACGAGTTTAAGGCCAAGCTTTTGGCAATGGGCGCCAAGGTGCAGGGCTCGGTATCTGCCAAGACCGACTTCGTGCTTGCAGGCGCAGAGGCGGGCTCCAAACTGCAAAAAGCTCGCTCGCTTGGCGTGCGGGTGATCGACGAGAGCGAGTTTGAAGCGCTCGCGAGCCTGGCGACGCTCGGCGCAAATCCACCCGGCAAGAGCGAGCCTGAAGCGCTCGCGGGGAGCAGCAAGTGA
- the kdsB gene encoding 3-deoxy-manno-octulosonate cytidylyltransferase translates to MIVIPARLASTRFKNKILCEFDGVPMFIKTAQNAAKADRVLIAVDEPQILKIAQDYGFDAVLTAREHQSGTDRIAEAVANAALAENEIIINIQADEPFFESENLIKFKDFAREKIAQKGAFMASCYKYISPQAAEDPNLVKLVLDNAGFAIYFSRSLIPYPRAACECYLGHIGIYAYSVRNLKRFCALPASALEDTEKLEQLRAISAGEKIAMLEIETKSIGIDTPADYERALKEFGNEI, encoded by the coding sequence ATGATAGTAATCCCCGCGCGCCTTGCTTCGACGCGCTTTAAAAATAAAATTTTATGTGAGTTTGACGGCGTGCCGATGTTTATCAAAACGGCTCAAAATGCCGCCAAGGCAGACCGCGTGCTAATCGCCGTAGATGAGCCGCAAATTTTAAAGATCGCGCAAGATTACGGCTTTGACGCCGTTCTCACCGCGCGAGAGCATCAAAGCGGCACCGATCGCATCGCTGAAGCGGTCGCAAACGCGGCGCTTGCGGAGAACGAGATCATCATCAATATCCAAGCCGACGAGCCCTTTTTCGAGAGCGAAAATTTGATTAAATTTAAAGATTTTGCGCGCGAGAAGATCGCGCAAAAGGGCGCATTCATGGCGAGCTGCTACAAATACATAAGCCCTCAGGCGGCGGAGGATCCGAATTTAGTCAAGCTAGTGCTTGATAATGCGGGCTTTGCGATCTATTTTTCGCGCTCGCTCATCCCCTACCCGCGCGCGGCATGCGAGTGCTACCTCGGACACATCGGCATCTACGCATACAGCGTGCGGAATTTAAAGCGGTTTTGCGCCCTGCCCGCCTCAGCGCTGGAAGATACCGAAAAACTCGAGCAGCTTCGCGCCATAAGCGCAGGCGAAAAGATCGCGATGCTTGAGATCGAAACCAAAAGCATCGGCATCGATACGCCGGCTGATTACGAACGCGCGCTAAAGGAGTTTGGCAATGAAATTTGA
- the cmoB gene encoding tRNA 5-methoxyuridine(34)/uridine 5-oxyacetic acid(34) synthase CmoB: MDLQKIRDENFKKLQSGQNREILSAIEALQIDKCDCECGDVVRASFNASAEQRDEILRIARALKPWRKGPFALNDLFIDAEWQSFVKFNLLRPFLNLSDKTVADVGCNNGYYMFRASELAPARLVGFDPSALFYMQFRFIEKFLRSGAKFELLGVEHLPFYEHKFDTIFCLGVIYHRSDPVKMLKDLRASLNTGGEVFLDTMYIEGAGDFALCPKNSYSKISNIYFVPTVGALQNWCERAKFRDFEILAQKPTDASEQRKTEWIDGQSLENFLDPLDGSRTIEGYPAPRRIYVRLRA, translated from the coding sequence ATGGATCTGCAAAAAATCAGAGACGAAAACTTTAAAAAGCTGCAAAGCGGGCAAAACCGCGAAATTTTAAGCGCGATCGAGGCGCTGCAAATAGACAAGTGCGACTGCGAGTGCGGCGACGTTGTGCGGGCGAGTTTTAACGCAAGCGCGGAGCAAAGAGATGAAATTTTGCGTATCGCGCGAGCGCTAAAGCCGTGGCGCAAGGGGCCTTTTGCGCTGAACGATCTTTTTATCGACGCCGAATGGCAAAGCTTCGTGAAATTTAACCTGCTGCGACCGTTTTTAAATCTGAGCGACAAAACCGTCGCCGACGTGGGCTGTAACAACGGCTACTACATGTTTCGCGCAAGCGAGCTAGCGCCTGCGCGGCTAGTGGGGTTTGATCCGAGCGCGCTATTTTATATGCAGTTTCGCTTCATCGAGAAATTCCTCCGCAGCGGCGCGAAATTCGAGCTTTTGGGCGTGGAGCATCTGCCCTTTTACGAGCACAAATTCGATACGATCTTCTGCCTCGGCGTCATCTACCATCGTAGCGACCCCGTAAAGATGCTAAAAGATCTGCGAGCCTCGCTAAATACGGGCGGCGAGGTGTTTTTAGACACGATGTATATCGAAGGAGCGGGCGATTTCGCGCTGTGCCCGAAAAACAGCTACTCAAAAATTTCAAATATCTACTTCGTCCCGACCGTCGGCGCGCTTCAGAATTGGTGCGAGCGAGCGAAATTTAGAGATTTTGAAATTTTGGCTCAAAAGCCCACGGATGCTAGCGAACAGCGCAAAACGGAGTGGATCGACGGGCAGAGCCTGGAGAATTTCCTTGACCCGCTCGACGGCTCGCGCACGATCGAGGGCTATCCCGCCCCGCGGCGTATCTACGTGCGGCTTAGGGCGTAA
- the thrC gene encoding threonine synthase — protein sequence MKLVSTRDFSQKADLSYALLNPSARGGGLFSPERLPLLSEDFFKQCEDLSYKQIALKIIESFGFDVSSEIFESALRRYDKFENSACPVQIKKLSENAYILELYHGPTLAFKDMALQPFGALLKSIAKARNEKFLIMCATSGDTGPATLEAFADDENIKAVCLYPQGGTSEIQRQQMVKQSAANLKILGVRGNFDDTQRALKSLLADEDFKNELARANLNLSAANSVNFGRILFQIIYYLYASIYFSKHGVLSPEQNLKQSDQCQACGKNFGGAAGANSAQSAKFNTFDVIVPSGNFGNALGAYFAKKMGAKIGKIKIASNANNILTELFTRGIYDLRNRELIRTISPAMDILISSNVERLLSDMFGDARTSELMQSLARDKFYKLDASELAKLREVFEADFCDDTQCAKFIKQESSRGVLIDPHTATCFKLLDESRLNLVISTAKWIKFTPSMIGAIKGRACEDERADMIALSKEFRSDIPPQISRLFSAPQVHSSVVEQSEIKNAIMEWIKK from the coding sequence ATGAAACTGGTTTCTACGAGAGATTTTTCGCAAAAAGCGGATCTTAGCTACGCGCTGCTAAATCCGAGCGCGCGCGGCGGCGGGCTTTTCAGCCCCGAGCGGCTGCCACTTTTGAGCGAGGATTTTTTTAAGCAGTGCGAGGATCTGAGCTACAAACAGATCGCGCTTAAAATCATCGAGAGCTTTGGTTTTGACGTAAGCAGCGAGATCTTTGAGAGCGCGCTAAGGCGCTACGATAAATTTGAAAATTCCGCCTGCCCCGTCCAGATCAAAAAGCTAAGCGAGAATGCCTATATTTTGGAGCTTTATCACGGCCCGACGCTTGCGTTTAAGGATATGGCGCTGCAACCTTTCGGCGCGCTTTTAAAAAGCATCGCAAAAGCTAGAAATGAAAAATTTTTAATAATGTGCGCTACGAGCGGCGACACGGGACCTGCGACGCTGGAGGCTTTTGCGGACGACGAAAACATCAAAGCGGTCTGCCTCTATCCGCAGGGCGGCACGAGCGAGATACAGCGCCAGCAGATGGTAAAGCAAAGCGCGGCAAATCTTAAAATTTTAGGCGTGCGCGGCAACTTCGACGATACGCAACGCGCGCTAAAATCACTGCTGGCTGACGAGGATTTCAAAAACGAGCTCGCGCGGGCAAATTTAAATTTAAGCGCCGCAAACTCGGTAAATTTCGGCAGGATTTTATTTCAGATCATCTACTACCTCTATGCTAGCATCTATTTCTCAAAGCACGGCGTATTGAGCCCCGAGCAAAATTTAAAGCAAAGCGATCAGTGCCAGGCGTGCGGCAAAAATTTTGGCGGCGCAGCGGGCGCAAATAGCGCGCAGAGCGCTAAATTTAACACTTTCGACGTCATAGTGCCTAGCGGAAATTTCGGTAACGCGTTGGGAGCGTATTTCGCAAAAAAAATGGGTGCAAAGATCGGCAAAATCAAGATCGCTTCAAACGCAAACAATATCCTGACCGAGCTTTTTACGCGCGGCATCTACGATCTACGAAATCGCGAGCTTATCCGTACGATCAGCCCTGCGATGGATATTTTGATTAGCTCCAACGTCGAGCGGCTGCTTAGCGATATGTTCGGCGATGCGCGCACGAGCGAGCTGATGCAGAGCCTGGCGCGAGATAAATTTTATAAGCTAGACGCAAGCGAGCTTGCGAAGCTGCGCGAGGTCTTCGAGGCGGATTTTTGCGACGATACGCAGTGCGCTAAGTTTATCAAGCAAGAAAGCAGCCGCGGCGTGCTGATCGACCCACACACGGCGACCTGCTTCAAGCTGCTTGACGAAAGCCGCCTAAATCTCGTCATCTCGACCGCAAAGTGGATCAAATTTACGCCGTCGATGATCGGCGCGATCAAAGGCAGAGCTTGCGAGGACGAACGAGCCGATATGATCGCGCTTTCGAAGGAATTTCGCAGCGACATTCCGCCGCAGATCTCGCGCCTTTTTAGCGCGCCGCAGGTGCATTCTAGCGTCGTGGAGCAAAGCGAGATCAAAAACGCCATAATGGAGTGGATCAAAAAATGA
- a CDS encoding MBL fold metallo-hydrolase, with product MQILKKAFGEYATNCYILKGEQGDLVIDPGEGSFDWVMQNTGKIAAVLNTHGHFDHVYDDAKLQRAGAKIYIHESDAFMLRADPFETMPELIEADVLVKGQEQSFEIAGFNVKFSLFAGHTPGSCMIEAGGAIFSGDVIFKGSIGRWDFPFSDAVQMRESLHKILQIKGDFTLHPGHGANTSLATERQNLKYFLQLFER from the coding sequence ATGCAAATTTTAAAAAAAGCTTTCGGTGAATACGCGACGAACTGCTACATTCTAAAGGGCGAGCAGGGCGATCTAGTGATCGATCCGGGCGAGGGCAGTTTTGATTGGGTGATGCAAAATACGGGAAAGATCGCCGCGGTTTTGAATACGCACGGGCATTTCGATCATGTTTATGACGATGCGAAGCTGCAAAGGGCGGGCGCTAAAATTTATATCCACGAAAGCGACGCTTTTATGCTGCGGGCGGATCCTTTTGAGACGATGCCGGAGCTCATAGAAGCGGACGTACTCGTAAAAGGGCAGGAGCAAAGCTTTGAAATAGCGGGCTTTAACGTTAAATTTAGCCTTTTTGCAGGACATACGCCGGGCAGCTGTATGATCGAAGCAGGCGGCGCAATCTTTAGCGGCGACGTAATATTCAAAGGCTCTATCGGCAGGTGGGATTTTCCGTTTTCGGATGCGGTACAGATGAGAGAGTCTTTGCATAAAATTTTGCAGATAAAGGGCGATTTTACGCTCCATCCTGGGCACGGAGCAAATACTAGCCTAGCGACCGAGAGGCAAAATTTAAAATATTTTCTGCAACTTTTTGAGCGCTGA